AATACGAGGTTCTATAGGATAATCAGGTGGTTTCACACAGGCTGCGAAAACCATTAATATCAAAATAATTAGGTAGCTGTTACTGCGAATCATAATTTTACATTCCAAAAATACACAAAATATAACTGCTTAACAATGCAAAATATTGTTCAGTTCAAAAAAGAGTTGTTTTCTGTTACGCCTGAAACCTTTGCTGACAAAGCATTGGAGCTTTTTCGTTACCAGGCGGTGGAAAATGTGGTGTACAAGGAATTTTTACAATATTTAGACATATCCCCAATATCCATTACCCGTTTGGAGGATATCCCATTTCTCCCGATAGAACTTTTTAAAACCAAAAAAATTATTACGGGAAAAGGAAATACTGATTTTTATTTTGAAAGTAGCGGAACAACCTCCACTATAAATAGTCGCCATTATGTAAGTGATAAGGAATTATATAAAGAAAGTATAAATCGTTGTTTTTCCTTATTTTTTGGAGATATAAAACAATATAACATTTTAGCCCTGCTTCCCTCCTATCTCGATAGACCCAATGCCTCTCTTGTTTATATGTGCCGCGAATTAATGAATGAAAGCGGAAATCCACAAAATGGATTTTATCTGGATGATCTTGAAGGTTTACAGAAAATAATTATATCCAATGAAAAACAGAATATTCCCACTATTTTAATTGGTGTCACCTTTGCGCTTTTAGACCTTGCAGAAAAATTTCCTATGCCATTATCCAAAACAATAATAATGGAAACCGGAGGAATGAAAGGAAGAAGAGAAGAAATTACGCGTGCAGAATTACACAAAATTTTAAATGCAGCATTTCTGACAAAAAACATTTATTCCGAATACGGCATGACCGAATTATTATCGCAGGCATATTCCAAGGGAGATAGTGTATTTTATACACCAAGCTGGATGAAGATCCTCATCCGAGATGCTGAAGATCCATTTACAATATTACCTAATGAAAAAACCGGTTGCATTAATATTATAGATCTTGCAAATATTCATTCCTGTTCCTTTATCGCCACCCAGGATCTCGGAAAAACACATGCAAACGGTTCCTTCGAAGTGCTGGGAAGATTTGATAACAGCGATGTGAGAGGTTGTAATTTGATGATTGAATGAAAAAAAATTGTTTCCCGCAGAGGGCGCAGAGGTGCAGGGGGCGCAGAGAAAAAATTTTATCCCTGAAGGGATAAAATAAATTATTATAAAATAAATTATTTGTGTTAATAAAAATTATATATACAATTTATAGTTTACATAATTTTTTTGTGCAACAAAAAAATAACACACCCTACTAACTCTGCTAGCTCTGCCCCTCTGCGACCTCTGCGGGAAACTTTTTTACCCCATTAACACAACACACCCTGCGAGAAACCATTTTAAAAGCCACAAATCTTTGCGGGAAATATTCGAACTTTGAGGAAATAAAATAAACCATGCAAATAACAGTATTAACCGGTGCAGGCATCAGTGCAGAAAGTGGAATACCAACCTTCAGAGGTGCGGGAGGATTATGGGAAGGTTTTAGAGTGGAAGATGTTGCCTCTCCCGAAGGCTGGATGCGCGACCAGAAAATGGTGCTGCAGTTTTATAATGAAAGAAGAAAAGCAGTTAAAAACGCAAATCCAAATAAAGCACATTTTGATCTTGCTGCTTTGCAGGAACATCATCAAGTTCAAATAATAACACAAAATATCGACGACCTCCACGAAAGAGCGGGAAGTAAAAATATTTTGCATTTACACGGCGAAATTTTTAAATCGCGCAGTGTTAAAAATGAAGAGATTATTTTTGATTGTAACGGCGATATAAATTTAGGTGATCTTGCAGCAGACGGCGGACAGCTCCGACCTCATATTGTATGGTTTGGCGAACAGGTTCCTATGCTCGAAAAAGCAATAACGCTAACAGAAAAATCCGATATTTTAGTAATTATAGGAACAAGTATGGTAGTATATCCTGCTGCATCGCTGTTGCATTATGCACCTTATGATATTCCTGTTTATATTATTAATCCGGAAATTCCGGAGATGAATAAAAAAAGTAATTTTCATTTTATTACAAAGAATGCGACGGAAGGGGTTGCTGATTTAATTAGAAATGTATTAAAGTTATAGTCCCCATCCACAGAGTCCGCTGCGCGTGACTCTGTGGGGACACGTTGATTGTGTGGCGGAATTTATGCGGGACATATTAAAATTATAGACGCATCCACAGAGTCCGCCACGAAGCAGAGCTCCTGCGTCGCTCGCTACGTGGTGGACTACTTTGAAAAAAAAATTGTAAATGGAAAATAAACTCAAACACCCTTGGCAAACACTCACTAAAAAAGTGATATACGATAATCCATGGATACATGTGGAAGAACACGATGTAATTAATCCTGCAGGTAAGGAAACCATTTATGGTATTGTGGAATTTAAAAATTATGCAATTGGGATCTTGCCGGTTGATGAAGAGGGTAATATCTGGTTGATAGGGCAAAATCGTTACCCATTTAATTTATTTACCTGGGAAATTCCTGAGGGTGGAGGTAAAAAAGAAGAGGATCCATTGCTGAATGCAAAACGTGAATTGTTGGAAGAGGCAGGACTCACTGCTCAAAAATGGAAATTGATTCAGGAAATTCAGGTTTCGAACTCGGTAACCAATGAAATAGGCTTTATTTTTTTGGCTCAAAATTTAACCGTGGGAGATCCAAATCCCGATGAGGATGAGGATCTAATTATCAAAAAGATCCCTTTTGCGGATGCCTATACCATGGTAGAAAGTGGGGAAATAAAAGATTCGCTCACCGTAATTGCTTTATTGAAAGCTAAAATATTATTGGGTTGGTAACCCAATGTTAACAAATTAATTCGGTTGCGTTTTTCCAAATTTTTTATATATTTGAAAAAAATATATCTATGGAAAATCAAATACTCGATCAATCAGAAGCTTACAGTGATGTAATAAAATACGCCTCCTTTTGGGAAAGAGTAGGTGCATCACTAATTGACTTCCTAATTTTTATTCCCGTTTATGGACTCTCTTATTATAATAGTATGTCCATTAAAAGTTTACCGCTGGCAATTATTCTCAGTTTAGCTTATCTTGTTTATAAAATTTATATGGAAGGTAAATCCGGAGCTACCATCGGAAAACGAGCAATGAAAATAAAAGTGGTTACAGAGGATAATCAACCAATTAATATGGGAACTTCGGCTGTGAGAGCATCACTTTATATTATAAATGGTCTTGTAGGAATAATGACCACCGTGATGCTATTTCAAACCGACGGATTTCAGGATGTAACAGGATTTATGGAAACAAGTCAGTTTCAACAGGAACATCAAAGTAATTTTGCAATAGTTACCACTATATTATTAGTAATCTCTGTGTTGTTTGTTGCCTTCGATAAGAAAAAACAAGCCTTACATGATAAGATCGCAAAAACAATTTGTGTAACGAGATCATAAATTATTTTACTGTAATAATTTCCTCAAAATCTATCCCGTGTTGGAGTTTTAATTCCTCTAACACGGGATTATATATTTCAGGAAAAACAGGAATTACAACTCCCGTTTTATTGATGGATCCATCCAGAATCATTTTAACTGCAATTGCTGCAGGAAGTCCAACGGTTTTCGCCATTGCAGTATGAAGTCCATCTTCCCCAATAACAACCATAGACGATTGAACCGTATAATTTTGATCATTTAAATGGTATTCCATCAGATGCATCATAACACACATATCTTTATCACTATCTTCCAGTTTCCATTTTTCTTCCAGTAACTTTTGCAATACCTGAGCAGGCGTTGCATTTATTTTAGTTTCGGCGGAATTATATATTTTATTATCACTCAATAATCCCAACCATACTAATTTATTTTGAATATCAAGATTATGCGTAATTTTCACATATTCTGCGAGATTTGCTTCCACAGAAAAAGAAGATTTTGGTAAAAATGATTCCGTAAATTCTCTCCAGTTAAAATTTTCTATCCCTTCAATTAAATAGGAATCATCTGTCATTCCCAATTGAACAAAAACATTCCAGGCATCACAAAAACCTCGTTTGCGCAAGGTTCCTCTCACTATAGTTGCAGTATTTTCGAGACCATACACTTTTTTATACGCAAGTGAATCGCGATTCGGATATCCCTCAAACTCCCCATAACCGGGAATTTCCATGATATCATATCTTGAAAATAATTTATGATATGGAATATATTTATAGTGATCGTCCCATAAAAATTTTGCCGTGCCCTGCCCTGCTAAAACAACATTGCGGGGATTCCAGGTAAATTTATAATTCCAGGGATTATTATCTGATTCCGGAGCGATTAATCCGCCGGTATATGATTCAAATGCGGTAATTTTTCCACCTGCCAACAATACGGCATCTATCATTTTTTTTGCACTCATGTGATCTATTCCAGGATCCAATCCAATTTCATGCAACAATATAACACCTGCAGCTTTAGCCGACTCCTCCAATAATTTCATCTCCTCACTTACATAGGATGCACAAACAAAATGTTTTTTAAATTGCACGCAATCTCTGGCTATCTCGATATGAAGAAATGCCGGCAACAAGGAAATAACTATATCTGCCTCCTTTATGGATTGCTCTCGTAATTCTTTATCCTGTGTATCAAAATAAATTCCCCTTCCTCGTGGATGTTTATTTAATTTTTGAATGGCAATTTCAATATCAATATCACCTAATGTTATCATCCAGTTACATTGTGTTGCATTTTGCAGTAAATATTCAATCAACACAGTAGCTGATTTACCGGCACCTAAGATCAATATGTTCTTCATAACTCAGTTACAAAATTAGTATTTTCGTGCTTAATCAAATTGCCCGCTAAAATGAAGAAATTTGAATTGATCAGCATTGTGGAGGAATATAGCTCGTTGGAAGAAATGACGGATAATGATAAACACCTTATTAAATTGGCAACAGATGCTTTGGCAACAGCATATGCTCCTTATTCTCAATTCCAGGTAGGTGCAGCATTATTGTTGGAGGATGGCACTGTGGTTTTAGGCAGTAATCAGGAAAATGCTGCCTATCCATCAGGTTTATGCGCCGAAAGGGTGGCATTTTTTTCTGCTGCGAGTCAATATCCGGGGAAAACAATTACTGCCATCGCGATCACAACTTCTTTCTCCCTCGAAAATCCAATTGCACCCTGTGGAGCATGCCGACAAGTGATGGCGGAATACGAATTAAAACAAAATAAACCCATCAAAATAATTCTCGCACATCCGGGAGAAAAAGTTTATGTGATCAACAGCGTAAGAGAATTATTGCCGCTTTATTTTTCGGGGGAATGGTTGAAAAAATAAGTGAGAAAGACGTTTCAATTTAAATACTATAGCATGTAAAAATATTTTGGAAAAAGTCGAATACCCGCTGATGCATTTTTTTTTAAAATGAATGCATTTAATGTTCTCTGATAACCAGCACTTAAACTTGAAGATATTCCTTCGCTTGAACATTTCTTACATGCCATCCCTAACGGGACTTGCGTTATTTGAGCTTGACTTGTGTTACCGATATGTCGTCCCGATGGGACTTGCGTAATTTGGGTTTTACTGGTGTTACCGATATTTCGTCCCTAACGAGGCTTTTATTTTTCAAAACCTGATGATTTATTGTTTGATTGCTTTTTACGATTTCCAACTAATCTAAAAAAAGTCCCAGAGGGACGGCATGTCGGTAACTTCTAAAAAGGAGAAATCTACAAGTCCTGTAGGGACGGCATATAAAAATGTTTTGGAAAAAGTCGAATACCCGCTGATGCATTTTTTTTTAAAATGAATGCATTTAATGTTCTCTGATAACCAGCACTTAAACTTGAAGATATTCCTTCGCTTGAACATTTCTTACATGTCATCCCTAACGGGACTTGCGTTATTTGAGCTTGACTTGTGTTACCGATATGTCGTCCCGATGGGACTTGCGCAATTTGGGTTTTACTGGTGTTACCGATATTTCGTCCCTAACGGGGCTTTTATTTTTCAAAACCTGATGATTTATTGTTTGATTGCTTTTTACGATTTGCAACTAATTTAAAAAAAGTCCCAGAGGGACGGCATGTCGGTAACTTCTAAAAAAGAAAAATCTACAAGTCCTGTAGGGACGACATAAATAAATGTTTTGGGAAATGTCAAATTTTCAATGATGCAGTATAATTTCAAAAATAGATGGTTGAATATTACTCAAATAACATCATTTAACATGGAAGGTCTTAATCAATATAAACATTTCATTCATTATAAATCTTTTGAAAGATATGAAACCCATTTTCACAAAATTCCAACTCTTTAGAAAACCCATATTTATTATAAAAAAAACTTAATCTTCTGAAATAATCTGAAGGATTTTCATTCAGCGCGAAATTTAGTTTCTCGAGACATAATGGGCAAATGAGCAACGGTTTTTTATCTGATTCCTGGAGTGAATTACTTCCATTTAAAACACAGGCATAGGTTTTACAGTGTTGCATCGATAACATATGTAAAAATTCGTGGGAGGTTGTTCCCATTAATCGCCTCAAACATAAATTAAATGCAGAATCACTTTCCGAAGCATCACCATATCTATAAAATGATGAAACCCCTACCCTTTCCCGGGTATTTGCTTCTCCAAATACAAAATTCCAATCATCATCTGGATAAAGATCAGAAGAGGTTATTGCCATCATTCCCACTGCATCATCTGGCAGGTTTTTTATAAGCAGATCGTGCAAAATATATCCGCTATTCAATTGGCCATTTCGTTTTTTATCAGATGGAATATCATCAATAGAAATACCGGTTTTAATTTTTACAGGGAGATCCAAAACAGCACGCAGATATTCAGCAGTAATATTTATTAAACTTAATTCCACTGAATCAAATTGATCTAATGGCACCAAATAAATAAACTTCCTCAAAGAATCAGGAACCGCAGGAGATGAATTTATATATGCATCAATACTTTGACTGGGTTCCGGATGCTCCGCTATCCAATCTCCGGGTTCCGGTTCAGACAACCGTGTATATAGACTTACAAATAAACTATCCGAATTTGTTTTTTCCTGTAATACCGATCCGGTTTTATTTTTACAGCTTACTGCAAAACATATTCCTAAAAGAAAAACAACAAAATTAAACGACAGTTTATCTTTCAATTTAGGTTAATATAATTTATTTATCCAACACAAATTGTTTTGTTATTAATCCTTCTCCCGATCTTATCAATACCATATAAATACCGGAAGGCTGAGCCGACATATCTATGCGCAAGGTTTCATTTTGTATACGGTCGTGTTTTTCATTGTGAATTATTTTACCTGTAATATCGGCAATACTCAGATCCACATCACTCAAATGCGCCATATCAAGATCAACAAATATTTCATTTTGTGTAGGATTTGGATAAAGATTAACTTCATCTTTTGTAATAAATTCATCATTAATATCATTATAATTCCCAACAGTAAACTGCAAATAAATTAAACCTCCGAAATCAGTTTCAAAACTTTTTATAAAGGAACCATCCATATCCCGTGTGCGGAAAAATCCGCTGCCATCGGAGTTTGCCCACCAACTCAATCCATCTTCACCGTAATCCCATAAATACAATTCATAACATCCCTCTTCCAGGTGCAGTGTATCTTTATAGGTAGAATTATCTTCAAAAGTTGTTCTTTCAAAAATAGTATTTCCATGATGATCATAAACAAAAAGATCATTCTCATGAGAAGCAGTATTTGTTTTTGTTTCTAAATAAAAATCGGAGGGATAAGTTGGAGGAATTGCCATTTTAGAAATAATTGCATTATTAAATGCATATTCATCCGTTCCTCCGTTAGGATTGCTGATTACAACAGAAAATTCAGTTCCTGCATTGGTCCATCCAAAATTAGGTAAGGTTACTTCCTCACTTTCCATAAATGCAAGTTCACCAGTCCAGGTATATTCTGTTTGCACCTGATCTTTAATTCCGAAACTTATATCAAGTGAAGTTAAATTGGTAGAGCCTGTATTTTTAATTACAATAACGGGATTCGTGCATACCGGATTTTTTCTTGAATGCATATCATTATCCGAAGGAGAAATAATTTCTTCCAAAGAAGCATCTAAAATAAAATTTGGAGCACCATATGTTACTAATTGCACTGATGTTACATAGGTTGGAACAGAACCTGCTCCATTCCATGTATAATCTTCAGCATTGTAATCAAAATCATAAGTATTTCCAGGAACAACATCCTGCGTTAATTCATGATCATATGTCCAAACCTCTGCACCGGGGCACCAGTTTGCCCTGTCGTAAACCCAAGTTCCGCCCTGAGGATAAACAGGATTTACATCACAATTATCTCTCCATACTTCTTTATTCCAGACTGAAGCTCCATCAACCGATAAAGTATGTTCGCGTGAACAGAATTCCGCACAATTTGCCGTGCCACCAAAACCATGACCTGTTACACGAATTTTAACTCTGCTGTTTACTGCATCATTAGGAATTGTAATTTCTTTTACCGGGGTCAGATCATTAAATGATGGGGTTAATCCATATCCATAAAACCCAAACCACAAATTAGAAACCGAAATAGGATCGCGTGGTGGTGTTCCCTCAATAAATAATAATTCCATATCCAATAATTCCTGCCAGTTACCTGCATTTAAATGCACAGAGTCGTGCAATAATGGTCTGTAATCACTTACATCATAGGTCCAGGTAAATCCATCACCAAGATCAAGTCCAATTCCGTAAGGTGTGATAAATCTTCCTAATTCGATGGTATTAATTATTTCAAATGGAGCGCTGTAATATTCCAGATCTTCATTATAAATTGTTGATGTTGCTGTAATTAAAACGGAATCCAAAATACTGCCATCAGCATTATAAGTATAGGAATAAAAATCTGAAGGATAAACTAAAACAGTATCTGTTGCAACGGTTGGATCAGAAGGATCGAAATAAATTAAAGTGATAGGATCGGTAGGAATATTATTTATAATTAAAAGAGAATCGGTATGATCAGCAAATTCACCTTGTTCGAATGAAACTGTAGGGCGATAATTATTTGCAGTAATATTTCGGAATAATTTTTCTGCATTGTAATATCTTGTTACTGCTCCAACCATGCCGAGATCGTTACCTGAAACTTCATCGGGCTCCGTTAAACCATCTCCATCATTAAAATGATAATATAATAATAAATTCGCATTGTAAGGATGTAAGGCATCGAGATCTTTGTATAAAT
The genomic region above belongs to Bacteroidota bacterium and contains:
- a CDS encoding acyl transferase, producing MQNIVQFKKELFSVTPETFADKALELFRYQAVENVVYKEFLQYLDISPISITRLEDIPFLPIELFKTKKIITGKGNTDFYFESSGTTSTINSRHYVSDKELYKESINRCFSLFFGDIKQYNILALLPSYLDRPNASLVYMCRELMNESGNPQNGFYLDDLEGLQKIIISNEKQNIPTILIGVTFALLDLAEKFPMPLSKTIIMETGGMKGRREEITRAELHKILNAAFLTKNIYSEYGMTELLSQAYSKGDSVFYTPSWMKILIRDAEDPFTILPNEKTGCINIIDLANIHSCSFIATQDLGKTHANGSFEVLGRFDNSDVRGCNLMIE
- a CDS encoding NAD-dependent deacylase is translated as MQITVLTGAGISAESGIPTFRGAGGLWEGFRVEDVASPEGWMRDQKMVLQFYNERRKAVKNANPNKAHFDLAALQEHHQVQIITQNIDDLHERAGSKNILHLHGEIFKSRSVKNEEIIFDCNGDINLGDLAADGGQLRPHIVWFGEQVPMLEKAITLTEKSDILVIIGTSMVVYPAASLLHYAPYDIPVYIINPEIPEMNKKSNFHFITKNATEGVADLIRNVLKL
- a CDS encoding NUDIX hydrolase encodes the protein MENKLKHPWQTLTKKVIYDNPWIHVEEHDVINPAGKETIYGIVEFKNYAIGILPVDEEGNIWLIGQNRYPFNLFTWEIPEGGGKKEEDPLLNAKRELLEEAGLTAQKWKLIQEIQVSNSVTNEIGFIFLAQNLTVGDPNPDEDEDLIIKKIPFADAYTMVESGEIKDSLTVIALLKAKILLGW
- a CDS encoding RDD family protein, yielding MENQILDQSEAYSDVIKYASFWERVGASLIDFLIFIPVYGLSYYNSMSIKSLPLAIILSLAYLVYKIYMEGKSGATIGKRAMKIKVVTEDNQPINMGTSAVRASLYIINGLVGIMTTVMLFQTDGFQDVTGFMETSQFQQEHQSNFAIVTTILLVISVLFVAFDKKKQALHDKIAKTICVTRS
- a CDS encoding saccharopine dehydrogenase NADP-binding domain-containing protein, whose amino-acid sequence is MKNILILGAGKSATVLIEYLLQNATQCNWMITLGDIDIEIAIQKLNKHPRGRGIYFDTQDKELREQSIKEADIVISLLPAFLHIEIARDCVQFKKHFVCASYVSEEMKLLEESAKAAGVILLHEIGLDPGIDHMSAKKMIDAVLLAGGKITAFESYTGGLIAPESDNNPWNYKFTWNPRNVVLAGQGTAKFLWDDHYKYIPYHKLFSRYDIMEIPGYGEFEGYPNRDSLAYKKVYGLENTATIVRGTLRKRGFCDAWNVFVQLGMTDDSYLIEGIENFNWREFTESFLPKSSFSVEANLAEYVKITHNLDIQNKLVWLGLLSDNKIYNSAETKINATPAQVLQKLLEEKWKLEDSDKDMCVMMHLMEYHLNDQNYTVQSSMVVIGEDGLHTAMAKTVGLPAAIAVKMILDGSINKTGVVIPVFPEIYNPVLEELKLQHGIDFEEIITVK
- the cdd gene encoding cytidine deaminase, with the translated sequence MKKFELISIVEEYSSLEEMTDNDKHLIKLATDALATAYAPYSQFQVGAALLLEDGTVVLGSNQENAAYPSGLCAERVAFFSAASQYPGKTITAIAITTSFSLENPIAPCGACRQVMAEYELKQNKPIKIILAHPGEKVYVINSVRELLPLYFSGEWLKK
- a CDS encoding T9SS type A sorting domain-containing protein, which produces MFSNIKKIIFSLCLFILTAARVFADPGDTIKVQTFTFGSPQDAWFELPGLDVSIEKIIMKYTLKCNPLQSPACGEWDYLTYNYLYEHTGELDSTLLLHPFFTANGAEPDTFSFSDDQTYTTVPYWEYFIVHDDTISLNNYTIGTSDAPIYYPFYTAYPISRSQFIWRASELTAAGMVAGNITGLDFDILSAGYTMQHLKIKMKTTISDEFSTNIFETGVALTVYDQTTTFSIGNGAVDFLTPFYWDGVSNILIEVTYQNNDFTGLSYLTGAQDPGFTSALTTSSYDKYIEFYNPDYADVIGNPLSDLSEQVTVSFWSQGDAAYQPQNGTTFEATTISGARVLNSHTPWSDTNVYWDAGNDGGYDRINKVSVAADFETNWTHWAFTKNTVTGSMKIYKNGILWHSGTGTVKLMEDIMNLRLGKGAWGGSESYAGNMDEFAIWNVELDAATINDYLYKDLDALHPYNANLLLYYHFNDGDGLTEPDEVSGNDLGMVGAVTRYYNAEKLFRNITANNYRPTVSFEQGEFADHTDSLLIINNIPTDPITLIYFDPSDPTVATDTVLVYPSDFYSYTYNADGSILDSVLITATSTIYNEDLEYYSAPFEIINTIELGRFITPYGIGLDLGDGFTWTYDVSDYRPLLHDSVHLNAGNWQELLDMELLFIEGTPPRDPISVSNLWFGFYGYGLTPSFNDLTPVKEITIPNDAVNSRVKIRVTGHGFGGTANCAEFCSREHTLSVDGASVWNKEVWRDNCDVNPVYPQGGTWVYDRANWCPGAEVWTYDHELTQDVVPGNTYDFDYNAEDYTWNGAGSVPTYVTSVQLVTYGAPNFILDASLEEIISPSDNDMHSRKNPVCTNPVIVIKNTGSTNLTSLDISFGIKDQVQTEYTWTGELAFMESEEVTLPNFGWTNAGTEFSVVISNPNGGTDEYAFNNAIISKMAIPPTYPSDFYLETKTNTASHENDLFVYDHHGNTIFERTTFEDNSTYKDTLHLEEGCYELYLWDYGEDGLSWWANSDGSGFFRTRDMDGSFIKSFETDFGGLIYLQFTVGNYNDINDEFITKDEVNLYPNPTQNEIFVDLDMAHLSDVDLSIADITGKIIHNEKHDRIQNETLRIDMSAQPSGIYMVLIRSGEGLITKQFVLDK